GGCGCGGCGTGCAGCTACTCGATGATCTCCGGCATGACCGGGGTCCAGACCGCTCTCGACGACGACACCGACCGCCAGCTGGCCTTTGCCGCCATCCATGTCGGACTGCGCCTGGCCCTCGTCATCGGCGCCATCGGTGCCGGCGTGGCGAGCCAGCTGGTCAAGGGACTGCACGCCCCGGTCATCGGGACGCTCGACCCCCCGCGCGTGGTGCTGTTCTTCAGTGGCCTGGTGGTCGTGGTCGGGGCGTGGATCTTCAGTGGGCCCATGGAGGCGCTCATCCCTCCCGCTGAGCCCACTGCTCCAACAGGCGCGCCTCTTCAGTCAGGTGCTGGCGCATACCCGTGAGGATGGCCCGCTCCACCAGCCGCCCGACCAGCGGGTAGTGGATCACCAGATCGCCCTGCACCACCTGCTCCGTCCGATCGGGGCCTGACTCCTCGAAGCGGTAGGAGCCGGCGCACTCCATCCGGTCCACGTAGTGCTCCGGGACCATCCGGAACTCGGTGTAGTGCTCGGCCCGATGCACCGTCGACTCCTCGACCCACGTGATCTTCTCGGGATCGAGGACCCGCCGGACCGCCGGGGCCAGGTCGGCCTGGAGGGCGTAGTGGATGCGCAGGCGCACCTGGTCACCGTCCTCCTCGATCGAGAGCACCT
This genomic window from Acidimicrobiales bacterium contains:
- a CDS encoding DUF2505 family protein translates to MRFRVSTSIAAPRELVETAFVDPAFYAELGTLPNLRPPEVLSIEEDGDQVRLRIHYALQADLAPAVRRVLDPEKITWVEESTVHRAEHYTEFRMVPEHYVDRMECAGSYRFEESGPDRTEQVVQGDLVIHYPLVGRLVERAILTGMRQHLTEEARLLEQWAQREG